One part of the Rhodococcus oxybenzonivorans genome encodes these proteins:
- a CDS encoding nitroreductase family deazaflavin-dependent oxidoreductase, translating to MNTPAPAPARPRGLDSKWTVFVIKWVSKINVVLYQRTGGRLGSKWRVGSAFPRGLPVCLLTTTGRKSGEPRVNPLLFLEDGERIVLVASQGGLPKHPMWYLNLRSDPAVTVQVKSRVRPMTARVATAEERAQLWPRLVDMYPDFDNYQAWTERTIPVVICTPR from the coding sequence ATGAACACACCTGCCCCGGCCCCCGCTCGACCGCGTGGCCTCGACTCCAAGTGGACGGTTTTCGTCATCAAGTGGGTGTCGAAGATCAATGTCGTCCTGTATCAGCGGACGGGCGGGCGGCTGGGCAGCAAGTGGCGGGTGGGCAGTGCCTTCCCGCGCGGACTGCCCGTTTGCCTACTCACCACCACCGGCCGCAAGAGCGGCGAACCCCGGGTCAACCCACTGCTGTTCCTCGAGGACGGCGAGCGCATCGTCCTCGTCGCCTCGCAGGGCGGGTTGCCGAAGCACCCGATGTGGTACTTGAATCTGCGGAGCGATCCGGCGGTCACCGTTCAGGTGAAGTCGCGTGTGCGGCCGATGACGGCGCGTGTGGCCACCGCCGAGGAACGCGCGCAGTTGTGGCCGCGGCTCGTCGACATGTATCCCGATTTCGACAACTACCAGGCCTGGACCGAGCGAACGATCCCCGTCGTCATCTGCACCCCACGATAA
- a CDS encoding steroid 3-ketoacyl-CoA thiolase gives MGTPVIVEAVRTPIGKRGGWLSGLHAAEILGAVQRGILDRSGIDPELVEQVIGGCVTQAGAQSNNITRTAWLHAGLPWQVGATTIDCQCGSAQQANHLIAGLIATDTIDVGIACGIEAMSQVPLGANVGENAGPRRPADWDIDMPNQFEAAERIARRRGITRADVEALGVRSQARAKQAWDEGRFDREVLTMTAPVVDKEGNATGESRVVSRDQGLRDTTAESLAKLKPVLEGGIHTAGTSSQISDGAAAVMLMDESRARALGLTPRARIVAQALVGSEPEFHLDGPVQATARVLERSGMKIGDLDLFEVNEAFASVLLSWASVHGPDMDKVNVNGGALALGHPVGSTGSRLITTALHELERTDGSTALITMCAGGALATGTIIERI, from the coding sequence GTGGGCACACCAGTAATCGTCGAGGCAGTGCGTACACCCATCGGAAAACGTGGTGGATGGCTGTCGGGATTGCATGCCGCCGAGATTCTCGGGGCCGTCCAGCGGGGAATCCTCGACCGCTCCGGCATCGACCCGGAATTGGTGGAGCAGGTGATCGGTGGATGCGTCACCCAGGCCGGTGCGCAGTCCAACAACATCACCCGCACGGCGTGGCTGCATGCCGGGCTGCCCTGGCAGGTCGGCGCCACGACGATCGACTGCCAGTGCGGATCCGCGCAGCAGGCCAATCACCTGATTGCCGGACTCATCGCGACCGACACCATCGACGTCGGAATTGCCTGCGGGATAGAAGCGATGAGCCAGGTCCCGCTCGGCGCGAACGTCGGCGAGAACGCTGGACCCCGCCGACCCGCCGACTGGGACATCGACATGCCCAATCAGTTCGAGGCGGCCGAGCGGATCGCCCGTCGCCGCGGGATCACGCGTGCAGACGTCGAGGCACTCGGTGTCCGTTCGCAGGCACGGGCCAAGCAGGCGTGGGACGAAGGCCGGTTCGATCGCGAGGTCCTGACGATGACGGCGCCCGTCGTCGACAAGGAAGGCAACGCCACCGGCGAAAGCCGAGTGGTCAGCCGGGACCAGGGCCTGCGGGACACGACCGCGGAGTCGCTGGCCAAGCTGAAGCCGGTCCTCGAGGGCGGCATCCACACGGCCGGCACGTCCTCACAAATTTCCGACGGCGCGGCCGCGGTGATGTTGATGGACGAGTCCCGGGCGCGCGCGCTCGGACTGACACCACGCGCCCGTATCGTCGCCCAGGCCCTTGTCGGGTCGGAACCCGAGTTCCACCTCGACGGTCCCGTCCAGGCCACCGCACGCGTGCTCGAACGCAGCGGAATGAAAATCGGCGACCTCGACCTGTTCGAAGTGAACGAAGCATTCGCCTCCGTACTTCTGTCGTGGGCGTCCGTCCACGGTCCCGACATGGACAAGGTGAACGTCAACGGTGGCGCTCTCGCGCTCGGGCATCCGGTGGGCAGCACGGGTTCCCGCCTGATCACCACCGCGCTGCACGAACTCGAGCGCACCGATGGGTCGACGGCACTGATCACGATGTGCGCGGGCGGCGCGCTAGCCACCGGCACCATCATCGAGCGAATCTAG
- a CDS encoding cytochrome P450, translating into MAQPNLPEGFDFTDPDIYAERIPYQEFAELRKTAPIWWNPQPPEIGGFHDDGYWVVSKLDDVKEVSRRSDVFSTHENTAIVRFADDIPRENIDMQRFILINKDAPEHTKLRKLVARGFTPRAINSLRDELTERAEKIVKEAAESGAGDFVTQIACELPLQAIAELLGVPQEDRLKVFDWSNQMTGYDDPELDIDPQAASMEILGYAYQMADERKKCPANDIVTTLIEADIDGNELSPEEFGFFVILLAVAGNETTRNAITHGMIAFLDHPDQWELYKKERPKTAADEIVRWATPVNSFQRTALEDTELGGVQIKKGQRVVMLYGSANFDEDAFDNPEKFDILRENNPHVGFGGTGAHFCLGANLARLEIDLIFNAIADHLPDISRLGDPRRLRSGWLNGIKEFPVDYKTTSGGCPVKH; encoded by the coding sequence GTGGCGCAGCCCAATCTTCCAGAGGGTTTCGACTTCACCGACCCGGACATCTACGCAGAGCGCATCCCCTACCAGGAGTTCGCCGAGCTGCGTAAGACTGCGCCGATCTGGTGGAACCCGCAGCCGCCGGAGATCGGTGGCTTCCACGACGACGGCTACTGGGTGGTCAGCAAACTCGACGACGTCAAGGAGGTCTCACGGCGCAGTGACGTGTTCTCCACGCACGAGAACACCGCGATCGTCCGCTTCGCCGACGACATCCCTCGCGAGAACATCGATATGCAGCGGTTCATCCTCATCAACAAGGACGCACCCGAGCACACCAAGCTCCGCAAGCTGGTTGCCCGAGGATTCACGCCCCGCGCCATCAACAGCCTCCGGGACGAACTCACCGAGCGCGCCGAGAAGATCGTCAAGGAAGCCGCAGAATCGGGAGCCGGTGATTTCGTCACTCAGATCGCCTGTGAACTTCCCCTGCAGGCCATTGCGGAGCTTCTCGGCGTGCCGCAGGAAGATCGGCTCAAGGTATTCGACTGGTCGAACCAGATGACCGGATACGACGATCCCGAACTGGACATCGATCCCCAGGCAGCGTCGATGGAAATCCTCGGCTACGCCTATCAGATGGCCGATGAGCGCAAGAAGTGCCCGGCCAATGACATCGTCACGACGCTGATCGAAGCGGACATCGACGGAAACGAACTCTCGCCCGAGGAATTCGGGTTCTTCGTCATTCTCCTGGCGGTGGCAGGCAACGAGACCACGCGCAACGCCATCACGCACGGCATGATCGCTTTCCTCGACCATCCCGATCAGTGGGAGCTCTACAAGAAGGAACGCCCGAAGACGGCAGCCGACGAGATCGTTCGCTGGGCCACCCCGGTCAACTCCTTCCAGCGCACCGCACTCGAAGACACCGAGCTGGGCGGCGTGCAGATCAAGAAGGGGCAGCGAGTCGTGATGCTTTACGGCTCAGCGAATTTCGACGAGGACGCCTTTGACAATCCCGAGAAGTTCGACATCCTGCGGGAGAACAATCCGCACGTCGGTTTCGGCGGAACGGGCGCACACTTCTGCCTGGGCGCGAACCTCGCTCGGCTCGAAATCGACCTGATCTTCAATGCCATCGCAGACCACTTGCCCGACATCAGTAGGCTTGGAGATCCGCGGCGACTGCGCTCGGGTTGGCTCAACGGAATCAAGGAGTTCCCAGTGGACTACAAGACGACGTCTGGCGGCTGCCCGGTCAAGCACTGA
- a CDS encoding nuclear transport factor 2 family protein, with protein sequence MTTTTDHPARLAGQASREAASGRRKDEWLALFADDACVEDPVGPSHFDPEGKGHRGLEAISRFYDMTIATTESLEFLITDSLVCGNENVTIGTIRSVVGGAQIDAEGVIIYRVNEEGKIASLRAFWEVERAMKTVRTL encoded by the coding sequence ATGACCACCACCACCGACCATCCGGCACGCCTTGCGGGGCAGGCGTCACGAGAGGCCGCCAGCGGGAGACGCAAGGACGAGTGGCTCGCCTTGTTCGCCGACGACGCCTGTGTGGAAGACCCTGTCGGTCCCTCGCATTTCGACCCCGAAGGCAAGGGTCATCGCGGACTCGAGGCGATCTCACGGTTCTACGACATGACGATCGCGACCACCGAGTCGCTCGAATTCCTCATCACCGACTCGCTGGTGTGCGGCAACGAGAATGTGACCATCGGGACGATACGGTCAGTCGTCGGCGGAGCACAGATCGACGCCGAGGGCGTGATCATCTACCGGGTGAACGAGGAAGGCAAGATCGCATCTCTCCGCGCCTTCTGGGAGGTTGAGCGGGCGATGAAGACTGTGCGTACACTCTGA
- a CDS encoding TIGR03619 family F420-dependent LLM class oxidoreductase, with protein MKFTVGIAMNPLDQLPALAKTAEECGFSSIALPDSLFFMEKQSTDYPYTPDGSRMWNEETPWVDPLIAAAAMGAVTSKIEFYTQVLKLGSRNPVLLARQVGSVANLTGNRFGFGVGIGWAPEEFEWCGVPYAKRGARVDEMIEVIKLILGGGMVEYHGTFYDFDRLQMSPAPTKPVPFYVGGHTDVALRRAARVGDGWTSAMIKFDDLVQVIARLRELREEYGRAELPYEIQTVCIDRFGKEGYAELAEAGVTDTIVVPWIFDGIGFDGPLEAKQDSMRKFADQYID; from the coding sequence ATGAAATTCACCGTCGGCATTGCCATGAATCCCCTCGACCAACTACCTGCCCTCGCGAAAACCGCCGAGGAGTGCGGCTTCTCGTCCATCGCGCTTCCCGACTCGCTGTTCTTCATGGAGAAGCAGAGCACCGACTACCCGTACACCCCGGACGGTTCGCGGATGTGGAACGAGGAAACGCCCTGGGTGGATCCACTGATCGCCGCCGCGGCGATGGGCGCTGTCACCTCCAAGATCGAGTTCTACACCCAGGTACTCAAACTCGGATCGCGCAATCCGGTACTCCTCGCCCGCCAAGTGGGATCGGTGGCGAATCTGACCGGAAATCGGTTCGGCTTCGGGGTCGGCATCGGCTGGGCTCCGGAGGAATTCGAATGGTGCGGGGTTCCGTATGCAAAACGGGGCGCCCGGGTCGACGAGATGATCGAGGTCATCAAACTGATTCTCGGTGGCGGAATGGTCGAGTACCACGGCACCTTCTACGACTTCGACCGCCTGCAGATGAGCCCGGCCCCCACGAAACCGGTGCCGTTCTACGTCGGCGGGCACACCGACGTGGCACTTCGCCGGGCCGCCAGGGTGGGCGACGGCTGGACGTCGGCAATGATCAAATTCGACGATCTCGTCCAGGTGATCGCACGCCTCCGTGAACTCCGCGAGGAGTACGGGCGGGCCGAGCTGCCGTACGAAATACAGACCGTCTGCATCGACCGCTTCGGCAAGGAGGGATACGCGGAACTGGCCGAGGCGGGAGTGACCGACACCATCGTCGTCCCGTGGATCTTCGACGGCATCGGGTTCGACGGACCCCTCGAAGCCAAGCAGGACTCCATGCGTAAGTTCGCCGACCAGTACATCGACTAG
- a CDS encoding thiolase domain-containing protein, with protein MANQLAAVLGTGQTHYVAKRHDVSMAGLVREAIDRAMEDARVGWDDIDAVVIGKAPDLFEGSMMPELAMSDALGANGKPLLRVHTAGSVGGSTAVVASSLVKAGVHKRVLTVAWEKQSESNAMWALSTPIPFNMPVGAGAGGYFAPHVRSYIRRSGAPEHIGAMVAVKDRLNGSLNPYAHLQQPDITLESVQASQMLWDPIRYDETCPSSDGACAMVIGNEEAAERVTAEGREVAWIHATAMRTEPTTFSGRDQVNPQAGRDAAAALWEAAGIKDPLDEIDVAEIYVPFSWFEPMWLENLGFVSEGEGWKLTEAGETAIGGRLPLNASGGVLSSNPIGASGMIRFAESAMQVMHRAGDHQVKDARKAMGHAYGGGSQYFSMWVVGSDRPDNQ; from the coding sequence ATGGCGAATCAACTAGCCGCTGTACTCGGCACCGGCCAGACTCACTATGTGGCGAAGCGGCACGACGTCTCGATGGCCGGCCTGGTCCGCGAGGCCATCGACCGCGCCATGGAAGACGCGCGCGTTGGTTGGGATGACATCGACGCCGTCGTGATCGGCAAGGCACCCGACCTGTTCGAGGGTTCGATGATGCCTGAACTCGCGATGTCGGATGCGTTGGGTGCCAACGGTAAACCGCTTCTCCGTGTGCACACCGCGGGGTCGGTCGGCGGATCCACGGCTGTCGTGGCGTCGAGCCTCGTGAAGGCGGGTGTACACAAGCGAGTGCTGACGGTGGCCTGGGAAAAGCAGTCCGAATCGAATGCCATGTGGGCGCTGTCGACCCCCATCCCGTTCAACATGCCAGTGGGTGCCGGCGCGGGAGGCTATTTCGCTCCGCACGTCCGGTCCTACATTCGGCGGTCGGGAGCGCCCGAGCACATCGGCGCGATGGTGGCGGTGAAGGACCGCCTCAACGGCAGCCTCAACCCGTACGCCCATCTGCAGCAACCCGATATCACCCTGGAGTCCGTGCAGGCTTCCCAGATGTTGTGGGATCCGATCCGATACGACGAGACCTGCCCGTCTTCGGACGGCGCCTGCGCCATGGTGATCGGCAACGAGGAAGCGGCGGAGCGGGTGACGGCAGAGGGTCGCGAGGTCGCCTGGATTCACGCCACGGCCATGCGTACCGAACCCACCACGTTCTCCGGGCGGGATCAGGTGAACCCGCAGGCGGGCAGGGATGCTGCCGCCGCCCTGTGGGAGGCCGCCGGAATCAAGGATCCTCTCGACGAGATCGACGTCGCCGAAATCTATGTCCCCTTCTCGTGGTTCGAACCGATGTGGCTCGAGAACCTCGGCTTCGTGTCCGAAGGTGAGGGGTGGAAGCTGACCGAAGCGGGCGAGACGGCCATCGGTGGACGCCTTCCGCTCAATGCGTCCGGTGGTGTCCTCTCGTCCAATCCGATCGGCGCCTCGGGAATGATCCGGTTCGCAGAGTCGGCCATGCAGGTGATGCACCGTGCCGGTGATCACCAGGTGAAAGACGCACGCAAGGCTATGGGCCACGCCTACGGTGGCGGCTCTCAATACTTCTCGATGTGGGTGGTCGGATCCGACCGGCCGGACAACCAATAG
- a CDS encoding thiolase domain-containing protein, with protein MTDIAVVGFAHAPHVRQTTGTTNGVEMLVPCFQQLYDQLGITKSDIGFWCSGSSDYLAGRAFSFISAVDSIGAVPPINESHVEMDAAWAFYEAWVKIMTGEVDTALVYGFGKSSAGNLRKVLSMQLDPYLVTPLALDSVSIAGLQARLGLDAGKWTTEEMAAVAARSRAAAESNPNTQLSGHVDIETLLASPFVADPLRAHDCAPITDGAAAVVLAAGDRARELCERPAWITGIEHRIDSPNFGARDLTVSPSTTSAARAATGGDVGAIDVAELHGPFTHQELILREAIGLPDSTTINPSGGPLSGNPMFAAGLERIGYAARAIMDGNAGRTLAHATSGAVLQQNLVAVLEGRN; from the coding sequence ATGACAGATATCGCAGTCGTCGGGTTCGCGCACGCACCGCACGTGCGTCAGACCACCGGCACCACCAACGGCGTCGAAATGCTGGTCCCCTGCTTTCAGCAGCTGTACGACCAACTCGGGATCACGAAGTCGGACATCGGCTTCTGGTGTTCCGGCTCGTCCGACTATCTGGCGGGTCGGGCGTTCTCGTTCATCTCCGCGGTCGACTCGATCGGTGCGGTTCCGCCGATCAACGAATCTCACGTCGAGATGGATGCAGCATGGGCCTTCTACGAAGCCTGGGTCAAGATCATGACCGGGGAGGTCGACACCGCCCTCGTCTACGGCTTCGGCAAGTCGTCGGCGGGCAATCTCCGCAAGGTCCTGTCGATGCAACTCGACCCCTATCTGGTGACGCCTCTCGCCCTCGACTCGGTGTCGATCGCGGGCTTACAGGCCCGTCTCGGGCTCGATGCCGGAAAGTGGACGACCGAGGAGATGGCAGCCGTGGCGGCCCGCAGCCGAGCGGCAGCCGAGAGCAACCCGAACACCCAACTGTCCGGCCACGTCGACATCGAGACGTTGCTGGCCTCACCGTTCGTCGCCGATCCGCTGCGCGCCCACGACTGCGCACCGATCACCGACGGGGCTGCCGCGGTGGTACTGGCAGCCGGCGACCGTGCCCGTGAGCTGTGTGAACGTCCGGCGTGGATCACCGGGATCGAACACCGGATCGACTCCCCGAACTTCGGTGCCCGCGACCTGACGGTGTCGCCCTCCACGACGTCGGCGGCCCGGGCCGCCACCGGAGGCGACGTCGGCGCAATAGACGTGGCCGAACTGCACGGTCCCTTCACCCACCAGGAGCTGATCCTGCGCGAGGCCATCGGACTGCCCGATTCGACGACGATCAATCCCTCGGGAGGTCCGCTCAGCGGGAACCCGATGTTCGCGGCGGGCCTGGAGCGCATAGGTTACGCAGCCAGGGCCATCATGGACGGCAACGCCGGGCGCACGCTGGCACACGCCACGAGTGGCGCTGTGCTGCAACAGAATCTGGTCGCAGTCTTGGAGGGACGCAACTGA